ATGAAAATTATTGATGGAACTCTCATTATTAAGAATATTCAAAAGTCTAACGAAGGATTTTACTTATGCAAAGCATCCAATGGGATAGGTGGAATTTCAGCCGTGGCTAAAATATCAGTTCAGGCACCTCCTTCCTTTGAAATCAAGAAGAGAACTCAAACAGCACTCATCTCGGACAACACTGTACTACAATGTGAAGCAAAAGGAGAGAAACCCATCGGTGTTTTGTGGAACATGAACAACAAACGACTTGATGCCAAAGTTGACGACCGATACACTATCAGAGAAGAAGTTATAGATGATGGAGTTTTGAGTACGATCAGCATCAAAAGAACAGAAAGAGGAGACTCCGCACTTTTCACTTGTGTGGCCACCAATGCATTTGGAAGTGATGATACGAgcattaatttgattattcaaGAAAATCCGGAAACTCCGTATGATTTGAAGGTTCTTGATAAGGCTGGACGTACCGTCAAACTCTCTTGGCAAACTCCCTATAACGGCAACTCCAATCTTACACGCTACGTTATTGAGTTCAAACCAACAAAAGGATCCTGGAAAAATGATATTGATCATGTTCTTGTACCTGGGGATCAAAATCAAGCCGTGGTATATAGCCTTAAGCCTGCCAATTCCTATCACTTTAGAATTGTTGCTCAAAATGTGATTGGTGTCTCTGGACCCTCCGATACAATTACAATTGAGACTGCCGAAGAAGCTCCCTCCGGACCACCTGTTGATATCCGTGTTTCAGCTGTTGATCAACAAACTCTTCGAGTGTCTTGGAAACCTCCTCTAACTGAGCATTGGAATGGTGATATTCTTGGATACTATGTGGGCTACAAAGCAACTGCCAATAGTGAAGAAAAACCTTATTTATTCGAGACAGTGGAATTCAGAAAGGAACAAGGCCATGAGCATCAACTTCAAATCTCTAACTTAGAAGTATTTACTGAATATGCCGTCGTTGTTCAAGCCTTTAATAAAATTGGCCAGGGACCAATGTCTGACGAAGTCTTGGTCCACACCGCCGAAGGAGCTCCCACCGAACCCCCACAAGACATTGATCTCGTAACTCTGTCTTCTCAAAGTATAAAAGTCACTTGGTCTTCACCCCCACTAGCTTCAGCTCATGGTATTATTAAGGGTTATAAGGTTATTTACGGACCTAGCAAAGTTTGGTATGATCCTTCATCCCATGCTACGAAGATTTCTTCCGACATGCAAGCCGAACTCACTGGCCTTCAGCGCTACACGAATTACTCAATACAAGTTCTTGCTTTTACAAATGGCGGAGATGGTACCAAAACTGAGGTTTTCACTACAACCACTGAACAAGATATCCCTGGACCTCCTTCTTCTGTGAAAGCTCTTGCCATGTCTGATGACTCTATCCTCGTGTCTTGGCAATTACCAAAggaacaaaatggaaaaattattcaatataccGTGTACATTAAGGAGTTAGATAGAAGTAGAGATATTGCACCAACAAGCCGAAAAGTGGATTCTCTTCAAATGAGTCTGCAAATCGATAACTTGAGCTCTAAAGCAAGATATGAATTTTGGGTCACTGCACACACATCTATTGGAGGAGGACCCCGATCTAAAAAGGTCACTCTAACACCAACCGATAGAATTCCCGCTAAAATTGCTTCATTTGGAAATAGTTACTCAGCTATTGCCAAAACAGATATCCAACTGCCTTGCATTGCCGTAGGGTTTCCGATCCCTGCCCTTCACTGGAAAATTGATGGAATGCCCATTCCAGAAAATGATAGAATTCGCCAACTACCAGATGGATCCCTTCAAATCACTCGCATTTCTAAGGATGATGCTGCCCAATATACTTGTATGGTCAACAATAAATATGGTCAAGACACAGTTATTCACCAACTCATTGTGAACGGCCCCCCAGATCCACCAGAGATGTCATTGACTGCTCAAACCACAGATTCTATCACAGTTAAGATCAAACCAACCAAAAATGTTGACAAGTCTAGTATTCATGGCTTTACTATTCATTATAAGCCCGAATTCGGTGATTGGAGTACTGCCTCAGTTCCTTATGGATCTGAAGAATTTATTTTGGATGAGCTTCTCTGTGGTCaaagatatcatttatatgCTACTGCTTATAATGAGTAAGTACtttttccttaaataattaCTATAGGACTAATTAATCTATTAACTTTGTATTCAATAGCATTGGAATCGGTGATATCAGCCCTCAAGTTACAACAAAGACAAAAGGCGTTCAACCCACTGTACCTGATGCACATCGTTTTCTGGAAGTATCTGCAGGAAGTGTAACTCTTCATTTGAATGCCTGGATTGATGGTGGATGTcccatgaaatattttatggtcGAGTACAAACCCAAAAACCACAAGGACTGGACTCTTGTTTCTAATTCAGTTAAAGCCGGCGGAAATTTCGTTGTTTTGGATTTGAACCCTGCAACTTGGTATAATTTGAGAGTAACTGCTCATAATAATGCTGGATTCTCTGTTGCTGAATATGAATTTGCAACTCTTACGGTAAAAGGAGGTAAGATATTGGACTCTGATCCAttagatttaatattattccttttgttagttcttattattattattacatgaaAAACATGCAATGACATGGCGATGACTGATAACAAAAGTAGAGTAACGAAATGATTTTATAGGTGCTCTGGCCCCGGTCAGAGAAATTCCCGGAATGGAAGAAGGCCAAAGTGAATTAGAGAAAgcattgatgtattttttgacaaatgtaAATTTGATCGTTCCCGTTGCAGCTGCATTGGCTGTTATTTTCATCGCCTTTGCCGTCATTTGTGTTATTCGTGGAAGAAATCATTCCTTTGCCAAaggtaataatattttcttttttctcttcttatTATTTGCCATTAGGAACTATTGCCCCCCCTTTCGGAAGAAAGGGCTCCACTGATGGAAATCCTTTCCCTAATCTTCCGGACTGGGTTGATCTTGACATTATTGTCCCTGTTGGAGCAACTGTTGTCGTTATTTGTGTTGGGATTTTGGTAGTGTGTGTGGCTGTTACGAGGCGTAAACAACCCATACTTATGCCTCCAGGTTCTTTCTCTCCTCTTTTTACATCTATATATGTAACTCacgagttgtataaaatatgacctaccggTGTCCGAAAATGAAAGTTGAtagtaactctgacaatttaaaacatgttttgaagggtcatgacgttttattagatcagctgtgattggaaggaaataaaaacaaatttcacaCACGTTtcagtcatattttctacatctACATGATTTAAGTTTTcgaatacatcatttttttataattacataatgatgcattataataattgatcaatGTATAATGATGATTTCATCTTACAGAGGAATATGCTCAATACTATGGCCAAATGAATACCATGAATGCACGTATGATGACAACCAAAAGAGACGGACTTCCTTACGAAGAAATGGGCTACTGTCCTCCTCCCAATAGAAAGCTTCCTCCTGTTCCTGGACAACATTCCAACTATAACACCATCGATCGGATTAAAAATGGTAAGTGATTATTGTTGCATCATGGATAAACATGTTTTTTCGCTGTTTGATTGCTTGGGCACAACTGCAAGCTTTAATCCCATCCTACCCtctttgagaaaatttatatacaGTAGAATCCGATTAAACCGTTAACGTATAATACGGATTTTCGTTAATTTATGAAGGACATTTATGAAAGTCCCAaattcgttattatttaatagagtaTATACTCTATTAGAGTCAAAACTAGGGAACAAAgggttatatttttgatagagagtAAGGCCCTTCTATTTGTTAGTTCCATTTTGGCATCTCTGAATACAGgtcactatttttcttaatattaatattcattattgttcattcttataaaacttggttatttAGGCCCcaaaaatggccgacatcaacagtGATGACGTCACCCGGAAGTGCGTTGTAATTATTTCCCATCTAAAAAGTCAACATTTATACCAATAATCTTCTTTAAAGAATAATAGCACATTCAAACTTAATCTTATGATGAAgacatcttttatttattccaaacagtagttcatatatttttttatatagaaatagtaCAAAAAGTAACTTAAgttcaaattacaaattttgaaacgTACAAAGGGtgattccaaattttttaaattaatatacaattataatcaacaaatttgaaatgaatagCTTATTCGCTTAGTTGAACCAATGATTTATTTTGGTCACGCAGTTTTAATTCATTaaggttgttttattttttgttagttccTTAAAATCTGACTTAAACGGGTTCCATTGTATATGATACATTGCAAACTGatcattgtatttaaaaaagagaacatggttgctatttttttttcgtttttttttttttttttttcaacaaagaaATGGAAACTTTATTATGTactgaaaaaaattcacatgtaaataaataaatgaagacatTAAGTATTGAGACTCGGTCAGAGAccctcaaaaaattcaatttcgaTCCAAATTTCATTTCCACAGAAAAGATCAcacatattttttctcttttgtatatatatatttatttttttcatcaaatgtatTGAGACCTGTTCAAGACCAAAGTTGGATCGAATTAGAATTCAAATAACCACGGTCTCATATGGGTCTAGGATTTTTAGACCGAATCCCAACACTAgtagataaaattaatacatttagcATTTTGGGACtggattttaaattaattacgaACTATtaacaactttgtttttttctgaaaatatatatattaatacttatattttttacataactgAAAGTATTGACATCCCTCTGGTCTTTATCATAGAACTGCAGTTCAAGTCTAAATTggaattatcattatataaatgctattatatacatatattgatattaatggagcaatatatttataaagcagtCATGATTATAGctgatttctgtttatttcttcaaatggcAATGCCTATGTTCTTGGATATGTATAACTATCGTCATCCGtgatttagaaatacaatttcaattgCACTTTATTATGTTCATGTACTAGCGGGAGTACCCTGCATTACTAAGAGTTATTAAGCGCCGATAAGCGTAgaaacattgctttattaatatagattatatgGGTATTAGGAAAATTGCTCTAGGCGGATCccataaaattttatccaaatgTAGATTGTGTAGAAAGAAAacagaaaattttaaactaagtaCTCTTAGGAACAAAACAACAATTGAGAGACAGGTATATTCAGCTTAATTTTTTCATCCATCTCATTCTTATAAGAATGCTAAATATAATGTTGAAACTTGTCTCCTTTATGAATTTGTGAATGAAAATGAAGATgagattatttttgtcaaagtttAATGATAAGTTTAACTCATCAacctttattttcaatcaaccACTATtcaaaagggcaaaaaaaattatgcaattagATGCttgatattgtaaattaaacctTTTAATGATAAAGTTCAATGaagcaaatacattttcaaaaaaactaaattatcttATATACAAAACTTTGTTGACTTCAGACAATTTCAAGAGTTTAATAGATAAAGTTATAAGTAACATTACGCtcatgatttaaataaaactttttttttattattcgatattgttgttttgttaacatttttgtataagtttATTCTAAAATTATCTTCGAGAAAAATATAGAGATGTCAATATTTTCTGACACGAACGCATACATGTATTTGCGGCTATCTAATACTACCACGGTGTGGATTttgaaacaattaatatatatagtataataaaaatagatggtgaaattaatgaaaaatgtacTCCCATCTTGAATTGTTGCCAGATGCATCAAATAATGAATGTTAGTGTAgtataaaatacaattgatcttttatcatattttaatttgatatttatgtgTAATTAAAAAGTACTCGCATTAAAATGATTCAAATCATGTAAAGAGTATATACTTACCCCACATCTTTTGAATGTTCtcaaaagtacaaatatatgtacttttccTCTTTGAATCGATGCTACATTGATGAATCCGTCTTTAAATAAATCatgaatttaaatgaatatatgcaTCCGTTAGGAAATAAGAAACAACCTAGTTACACCACTTGGGATCCTCGAAAGAAGCAAGGACAAGAAATGCCTCAATACGATGAGATCCCTTATGGGGATATGGGGCCACCTCCCAGTAGTAATGCTGTTCCTATCAGTAAAGGCAACCTTCCCCAAGTACCTGACGAGTATTCACAAGTACCTATGATTCCCCAAAGACAAGGTTTGTTCATCACCGAATAATTCTTTCCTCTCTCACACCTCCTTCTCCTAATCGTCCATCctctccatttttttccaacttcATTAAATACTATCTTTTTCGTAAAAGtctaaactatatatttttttttttctctatcatTCTTCAATTGAGTTTTTCGTTTCGATTTTCACTCTCTAGGATCTTCTTCTTTCATACTCGAAGTTTTCATCTATGTTCACAATTCACAATTTACTCATTTTAATACTTCTTTCTCTCTTATTATTCATACACTTAGTTGGAGGATCCATTGGAAATGCGGATGAAGATATTAGTCCATATGCTACATTCCATCTATTGGGTATGAGAGAAGAAAATAAGGGAGGAATGCCACCCAATGCCACGTCCAATATTCAAACTCTTCCACATAAACAGCATCAAAACGGTGTTTCAAACACTCCTAAACATATTTCTCAGACAATGAACGTAagtggcaattttttttttatttgtctttatgGGGGTTTCTTAAATTATTAGTGGCGGAGAGGCCTTTCAGGAACGAATATTTTATAGGGCTGCCAAATTGGTGgtgtgaaaatatttaaaaacaatattcactttctttaaataaaaaagatcaaggaGTCGGTAAAATTTACACGTCATGGCCTCCCCTGTGAAAATTGTGCCACTCCGCCGCTgcacattaataaatattataattatttaacgaTCCCGACTTATAGTATTCATCTAGGCGGAAATGCGTAATCAAATCAGGAAGTTTTCATTATTTAGGAGAAAAAATAGATCTGCAATGCGTCTTCTGTCAAAAGTTGACCtattctgtaaaataaatatataccaatTAGTACATTTAGTTAATTTCATGCTCAATAAGTATACACTTCTTACTATATCACAGCATTTTTGTCCATGGTTTATAAGTCACATTGAAATTACTATTCAAGGCgtaaaacatgaaaatgaccattaaaatctTCCAAGAACCATGGTTTGGTCTTAaacgaatttttaaaataaaatcatttttttagagtatGACTACAATTGAAAGCCATGTTTtcacacaaaataattatacaattatatatagttCTTTCTCGTCTAAATATGGCTTTGAATCATAatcatactataaaaaattgatttttttttagggcTCTAAAGGCAAAATCTATGTTTATTGaaggttttaatggtcattttcgtgctttacgacttaaataacaatataaaatgtagGCTTTAGCCCGTCGGCGTACCATGACTTAAATTTTGTTACATAGTTGCATTAGTTCAGTTCCATCAAACACCATAGTAATGACACTTTTAAACAGATTTTAAGAATagggtaaaaatatataaattacacatAAATTGGCAGTTGTAGGTTTGTTACTTATACCtaatgttgtgtcggtccttctTTAATACTGTAGACTACAGTaccgtccagttcagtcataaaacttataaagttcggtccttgaggacgtcattcaactttatttcttctatttttaataagttctaGTACCAGGGGCGTATttgggctggagaggctgtagctcccctcccccaaatacaaaaaacaattccGTTTCCGGAATTATTTTCtacagaatttaatatttgaaatttcatttttagacttttttcagaaaaaaaataattgcaagaAGTCCCTcccaaacaa
The Lepeophtheirus salmonis chromosome 10, UVic_Lsal_1.4, whole genome shotgun sequence DNA segment above includes these coding regions:
- the Dscam1 gene encoding cell adhesion molecule Dscam1 isoform X25 produces the protein MALPFRKSLVLILLGLIASTLADTSGPVFIEEPPNHVDFSNTTGVTIVCQSRGTPLPKITWVKSDGTNITVVPGLRQVQTNGNLVLPPFRAQHYSQEVHAQTYRCIAENKLGKVQSRDVHVRAVVQQYFKSGVEEEYVVIGNDVILKCKIPSFISDFLSVVNWEDSENVKYYPDLKNTDGKYVVLPSGELQIRNVVPEDGFKTYKCRTKHKLTGETKLSATAGKLVITEPVGSTAPKFPNINDIKLNERITETIGLTCPAQSHPLPSYRWYKFMEANNNKKLVKLDDRVKQVGGTLIIKEAKVEDSGKYLCMVNNSVGGESVETVLTVTAPLSVDVEPKTQVVDYGRSVTFKCNYKGNPIKEVFWLKNGKSINHNENTLRINSVKKDDRGMYQCFIRNEQESAQATAELKLGGRFDPPEFISHFEETIVKPGGYLSISCIAKGDPSPNIKWFIYGKEVKNEGAITVGSFRDANGDVTSHLNISQVKTQFGGTYECQASSKVGKISHMAKLNVFGAPYVKKMRPMKVVAGKSMFITCPVAGYPISNIVWEKDGRQLPFNDRQTVFPNGTLIISDIQRKEDASVYTCVARNDEGYSARSDLEVSVMERPEIVPFFFGSDSVDEGLYAQVSCIVQRGDTPIKISWSLKGDTVSSEPGMTTSQVGPRASILSIHSVGYRHSGTYTCTAQNKAGIISYSTSLTVNVRPRWTVEPTDKHFAQGSEAKIDCKSDGFPQPKIVWRKAIGLPVSNEQRPTPSDYKDLDVSNDRNMKIIDGTLIIKNIQKSNEGFYLCKASNGIGGISAVAKISVQAPPSFEIKKRTQTALISDNTVLQCEAKGEKPIGVLWNMNNKRLDAKVDDRYTIREEVIDDGVLSTISIKRTERGDSALFTCVATNAFGSDDTSINLIIQENPETPYDLKVLDKAGRTVKLSWQTPYNGNSNLTRYVIEFKPTKGSWKNDIDHVLVPGDQNQAVVYSLKPANSYHFRIVAQNVIGVSGPSDTITIETAEEAPSGPPVDIRVSAVDQQTLRVSWKPPLTEHWNGDILGYYVGYKATANSEEKPYLFETVEFRKEQGHEHQLQISNLEVFTEYAVVVQAFNKIGQGPMSDEVLVHTAEGAPTEPPQDIDLVTLSSQSIKVTWSSPPLASAHGIIKGYKVIYGPSKVWYDPSSHATKISSDMQAELTGLQRYTNYSIQVLAFTNGGDGTKTEVFTTTTEQDIPGPPSSVKALAMSDDSILVSWQLPKEQNGKIIQYTVYIKELDRSRDIAPTSRKVDSLQMSLQIDNLSSKARYEFWVTAHTSIGGGPRSKKVTLTPTDRIPAKIASFGNSYSAIAKTDIQLPCIAVGFPIPALHWKIDGMPIPENDRIRQLPDGSLQITRISKDDAAQYTCMVNNKYGQDTVIHQLIVNGPPDPPEMSLTAQTTDSITVKIKPTKNVDKSSIHGFTIHYKPEFGDWSTASVPYGSEEFILDELLCGQRYHLYATAYNDIGIGDISPQVTTKTKGVQPTVPDAHRFLEVSAGSVTLHLNAWIDGGCPMKYFMVEYKPKNHKDWTLVSNSVKAGGNFVVLDLNPATWYNLRVTAHNNAGFSVAEYEFATLTVKGGALAPVREIPGMEEGQSELEKALMYFLTNVNLIVPVAAALAVIFIAFAVICVIRGRNHSFAKEEYAQYYGQMNTMNARMMTTKRDGLPYEEMGYCPPPNRKLPPVPGQHSNYNTIDRIKNGNKKQPSYTTWDPRKKQGQEMPQYDEIPYGDMGPPPSSNAVPISKGNLPQVPDEYSQVPMIPQRQVGGSIGNADEDISPYATFHLLGMREENKGGMPPNATSNIQTLPHKQHQNGVSNTPKHISQTMNPRKNEAVNQPPPMYDSVVGDYEPGHPNFQQNFGNPYDCPEGMYGGSMMSSVAGYSQVSDHAVNQSGLPLPPQHMMHPHQQQHPYPHQHQHQPPIQQMQHQIQMQRQAAQQQIMSQSLHEGQNVPGNTNTVIYKGGGPTRGQAMSLPDEDFPPPPPIRSADTSLNDSNSTTQSNLTSECSEAECDREPLVKNRAPLSSSPNAKELTTEEMRKLIERNEVVSTSSGLTAFDSVNV
- the Dscam1 gene encoding cell adhesion molecule Dscam1 isoform X28 yields the protein MALPFRKSLVLILLGLIASTLADTSGPVFIEEPPNHVDFSNTTGVTIVCQSRGTPLPKITWVKSDGTNITVVPGLRQVQTNGNLVLPPFRAQHYSQEVHAQTYRCIAENKLGKVQSRDVHVRAVVQQYFKSGVEEEYVVIGNDVILKCKIPSFISDFLSVVNWEDSENVKYYPDLKNTDGKYVVLPSGELQIRNVVPEDGFKTYKCRTKHKLTGETKLSATAGKLVITEPVGSTAPKFPNINDIKLNERITETIGLTCPAQSHPLPSYRWYKFMEANNNKKLVKLDDRVKQVGGTLIIKEAKVEDSGKYLCMVNNSVGGESVETVLTVTAPLSVDVEPKTQVVDYGRSVTFKCNYKGNPIKEVFWLKNGKSINHNENTLRINSVKKDDRGMYQCFIRNEQESAQATAELKLGGRFDPPEFISHFEETIVKPGGYLSISCIAKGDPSPNIKWFIYGKEVKNEGAITVGSFRDANGDVTSHLNISQVKTQFGGTYECQASSKVGKISHMAKLNVFGAPYVKKMRPMKVVAGKSMFITCPVAGYPISNIVWEKDGRQLPFNDRQTVFPNGTLIISDIQRKEDASVYTCVARNDEGYSARSDLEVSVMEPPSLMPLTFGRDILDEGEFAQLICIVSKGDEPLTMSWTLKGDDVSSEPGLSTTKIGTRTSILTINSVGYRHSGVYTCTSQNEAGVATQSAELKVNVRPRWTVEPTDKHFAQGSEAKIDCKSDGFPQPKIVWRKAIGLPVSNEQRPTPSDYKDLDVSNDRNMKIIDGTLIIKNIQKSNEGFYLCKASNGIGGISAVAKISVQAPPSFEIKKRTQTALISDNTVLQCEAKGEKPIGVLWNMNNKRLDAKVDDRYTIREEVIDDGVLSTISIKRTERGDSALFTCVATNAFGSDDTSINLIIQENPETPYDLKVLDKAGRTVKLSWQTPYNGNSNLTRYVIEFKPTKGSWKNDIDHVLVPGDQNQAVVYSLKPANSYHFRIVAQNVIGVSGPSDTITIETAEEAPSGPPVDIRVSAVDQQTLRVSWKPPLTEHWNGDILGYYVGYKATANSEEKPYLFETVEFRKEQGHEHQLQISNLEVFTEYAVVVQAFNKIGQGPMSDEVLVHTAEGAPTEPPQDIDLVTLSSQSIKVTWSSPPLASAHGIIKGYKVIYGPSKVWYDPSSHATKISSDMQAELTGLQRYTNYSIQVLAFTNGGDGTKTEVFTTTTEQDIPGPPSSVKALAMSDDSILVSWQLPKEQNGKIIQYTVYIKELDRSRDIAPTSRKVDSLQMSLQIDNLSSKARYEFWVTAHTSIGGGPRSKKVTLTPTDRIPAKIASFGNSYSAIAKTDIQLPCIAVGFPIPALHWKIDGMPIPENDRIRQLPDGSLQITRISKDDAAQYTCMVNNKYGQDTVIHQLIVNGPPDPPEMSLTAQTTDSITVKIKPTKNVDKSSIHGFTIHYKPEFGDWSTASVPYGSEEFILDELLCGQRYHLYATAYNDIGIGDISPQVTTKTKGVQPTVPDAHRFLEVSAGSVTLHLNAWIDGGCPMKYFMVEYKPKNHKDWTLVSNSVKAGGNFVVLDLNPATWYNLRVTAHNNAGFSVAEYEFATLTVKGGALAPVREIPGMEEGQSELEKALMYFLTNVNLIVPVAAALAVIFIAFAVICVIRGRNHSFAKEEYAQYYGQMNTMNARMMTTKRDGLPYEEMGYCPPPNRKLPPVPGQHSNYNTIDRIKNGNKKQPSYTTWDPRKKQGQEMPQYDEIPYGDMGPPPSSNAVPISKGNLPQVPDEYSQVPMIPQRQVGGSIGNADEDISPYATFHLLGMREENKGGMPPNATSNIQTLPHKQHQNGVSNTPKHISQTMNPRKNEAVNQPPPMYDSVVGDYEPGHPNFQQNFGNPYDCPEGMYGGSMMSSVAGYSQVSDHAVNQSGLPLPPQHMMHPHQQQHPYPHQHQHQPPIQQMQHQIQMQRQAAQQQIMSQSLHEGQNVPGNTNTVIYKGGGPTRGQAMSLPDEDFPPPPPIRSADTSLNDSNSTTQSNLTSECSEAECDREPLVKNRAPLSSSPNAKELTTEEMRKLIERNEVVSTSSGLTAFDSVNV
- the Dscam1 gene encoding cell adhesion molecule Dscam1 isoform X8 yields the protein MALPFRKSLVLILLGLIASTLADTSGPVFIEEPPNHVDFSNTTGVTIVCQSRGTPLPKITWVKSDGTNITVVPGLRQVQTNGNLVLPPFRAQHYSQEVHAQTYRCIAENKLGKVQSRDVHVRAVIAQDFQSNVIHETYVIVGNDALVKCDIPSFVADNVHIVSWHDSEGNSFLPSVFEFDGKYVVLPSGELQIRNVVPEDGFKTYKCRTKHKLTGETKLSATAGKLVITEPVGSTAPKISLTDKLNIFVAEAQAPVTILCMAQSHPIPSFRWYKFMEANNNKKLVKLDDRVKQVGGTLIIKEAKVEDSGKYLCMVNNSVGGESVETVLTVTAPLSVDVEPKTQVVDYGRSVTFKCNYKGNPIKEVFWLKNGKSINHNENTLRINSVKKDDRGMYQCFIRNEQESAQATAELKLGGRFDPPEFISHFEETIVKPGGYLSISCIAKGDPSPNIKWFIYGKEVKNEGAITVGSFRDANGDVTSHLNISQVKTQFGGTYECQASSKVGKISHMAKLNVFGAPYVKKMRPMKVVAGKSMFITCPVAGYPISNIVWEKDGRQLPFNDRQTVFPNGTLIISDIQRKEDASVYTCVARNDEGYSARSDLEVSVMEPPSLMPLTFGRDILDEGEFAQLICIVSKGDEPLTMSWTLKGDDVSSEPGLSTTKIGTRTSILTINSVGYRHSGVYTCTSQNEAGVATQSAELKVNVRPRWTVEPTDKHFAQGSEAKIDCKSDGFPQPKIVWRKAIGLPVSNEQRPTPSDYKDLDVSNDRNMKIIDGTLIIKNIQKSNEGFYLCKASNGIGGISAVAKISVQAPPSFEIKKRTQTALISDNTVLQCEAKGEKPIGVLWNMNNKRLDAKVDDRYTIREEVIDDGVLSTISIKRTERGDSALFTCVATNAFGSDDTSINLIIQENPETPYDLKVLDKAGRTVKLSWQTPYNGNSNLTRYVIEFKPTKGSWKNDIDHVLVPGDQNQAVVYSLKPANSYHFRIVAQNVIGVSGPSDTITIETAEEAPSGPPVDIRVSAVDQQTLRVSWKPPLTEHWNGDILGYYVGYKATANSEEKPYLFETVEFRKEQGHEHQLQISNLEVFTEYAVVVQAFNKIGQGPMSDEVLVHTAEGAPTEPPQDIDLVTLSSQSIKVTWSSPPLASAHGIIKGYKVIYGPSKVWYDPSSHATKISSDMQAELTGLQRYTNYSIQVLAFTNGGDGTKTEVFTTTTEQDIPGPPSSVKALAMSDDSILVSWQLPKEQNGKIIQYTVYIKELDRSRDIAPTSRKVDSLQMSLQIDNLSSKARYEFWVTAHTSIGGGPRSKKVTLTPTDRIPAKIASFGNSYSAIAKTDIQLPCIAVGFPIPALHWKIDGMPIPENDRIRQLPDGSLQITRISKDDAAQYTCMVNNKYGQDTVIHQLIVNGPPDPPEMSLTAQTTDSITVKIKPTKNVDKSSIHGFTIHYKPEFGDWSTASVPYGSEEFILDELLCGQRYHLYATAYNDIGIGDISPQVTTKTKGVQPTVPDAHRFLEVSAGSVTLHLNAWIDGGCPMKYFMVEYKPKNHKDWTLVSNSVKAGGNFVVLDLNPATWYNLRVTAHNNAGFSVAEYEFATLTVKGGALAPVREIPGMEEGQSELEKALMYFLTNVNLIVPVAAALAVIFIAFAVICVIRGRNHSFAKEEYAQYYGQMNTMNARMMTTKRDGLPYEEMGYCPPPNRKLPPVPGQHSNYNTIDRIKNGNKKQPSYTTWDPRKKQGQEMPQYDEIPYGDMGPPPSSNAVPISKGNLPQVPDEYSQVPMIPQRQVGGSIGNADEDISPYATFHLLGMREENKGGMPPNATSNIQTLPHKQHQNGVSNTPKHISQTMNPRKNEAVNQPPPMYDSVVGDYEPGHPNFQQNFGNPYDCPEGMYGGSMMSSVAGYSQVSDHAVNQSGLPLPPQHMMHPHQQQHPYPHQHQHQPPIQQMQHQIQMQRQAAQQQIMSQSLHEGQNVPGNTNTVIYKGGGPTRGQAMSLPDEDFPPPPPIRSADTSLNDSNSTTQSNLTSECSEAECDREPLVKNRAPLSSSPNAKELTTEEMRKLIERNEVVSTSSGLTAFDSVNV